From one Buchnera aphidicola (Therioaphis trifolii) genomic stretch:
- the cyoA gene encoding ubiquinol oxidase subunit II: MNKKNIFEKIILFCGIFLLFGFRNSIFHPTGEIAIKQYRLIFMSFIAMLTLVIPVILMTLFFVYKYRDFKMSTYKPNWSHSRKVELMIWFFPVMIVCFLGTLAWTSSHELDPRKKIISINKPIIINVVALDWNWLFIYPLQHIATLNEIFIPNNTPIIFNITSNSVMSAFFIPKLGSQIYAMNKMKSVLNLIAKFPGQYKGISSNYNGSEFSNMKFNVIVVPNQKIFYKWVKRVQHVPYKLDTLYKFNLISKPNSLHPIRYFSSVCPDLFNKILYYSSR, from the coding sequence ATGAATAAGAAAAATATTTTTGAAAAAATAATATTATTTTGTGGAATATTTTTATTATTTGGTTTTCGTAATTCTATTTTTCATCCTACAGGAGAAATAGCAATAAAACAATATAGATTAATTTTTATGTCTTTTATTGCAATGTTAACATTAGTAATACCAGTAATTTTAATGACATTATTTTTTGTTTATAAATATCGTGATTTTAAAATGAGTACTTATAAACCAAATTGGTCTCATTCTAGAAAAGTTGAATTAATGATATGGTTTTTTCCTGTTATGATTGTTTGTTTTCTTGGAACTTTAGCATGGACTTCATCGCATGAATTAGATCCTAGGAAAAAAATTATATCTATAAATAAACCTATTATAATAAATGTAGTAGCATTAGATTGGAATTGGTTATTTATATATCCATTACAACATATTGCTACTTTAAATGAAATTTTTATACCTAATAATACTCCTATTATTTTTAATATTACTTCAAATTCTGTAATGAGTGCTTTTTTTATTCCTAAATTAGGTAGTCAAATTTATGCTATGAATAAAATGAAAAGTGTATTAAATTTAATAGCAAAATTTCCAGGACAATATAAAGGAATTTCATCTAATTATAATGGTTCTGAATTTTCTAATATGAAATTTAATGTTATTGTTGTTCCAAATCAAAAAATTTTTTATAAGTGGGTAAAAAGAGTTCAACATGTTCCATATAAATTAGATACTCTCTATAAATTTAATTTAATATCTAAACCAAATTCATTACATCCTATAAGATATTTTTCTTCTGTTTGTCCTGATTTATTTAATAAAATTCTTTATTATTCATCACGATAA
- a CDS encoding BolA family protein, translated as MLKKIQKYFNTNLVMIYDNTKKHKNNNNKKHFTLIIISDYFLKIKMLHRHQKVYKLLYSEMKNKIHAISIYTYTINEWKNNKIQKKYNINCKFSNI; from the coding sequence ATGTTAAAAAAAATACAAAAATATTTTAATACTAATCTTGTAATGATATATGACAATACTAAAAAACACAAAAATAATAATAATAAAAAACATTTCACATTAATTATTATTAGTGATTATTTCTTAAAAATAAAAATGTTACATAGACATCAAAAAGTTTATAAATTATTATATTCAGAAATGAAAAATAAAATTCATGCAATCTCTATATATACATACACTATTAATGAATGGAAAAATAATAAAATTCAAAAAAAATATAATATTAATTGTAAATTTTCAAATATTTAA
- the tig gene encoding trigger factor, translating to MKFILKNKNNFEKEINITIPLKNIQELKKKEIIKIRKTTNINGFRKNKIPIHIIENKYHEKIKKNIIKNIIYDNLKKIIKIEKLNIINEPKIIIHQYNNNSDFIYSIFIQSIPDIDLNILKKINIKKIKIIINDLDIEYYIHHVINHEISWKKNINQIQKNDKVIINYNIKKKNIFHQLKNNKITLLMNQNKILPQIQQQLLNKKSGDTFLVEINVPIKHPDIKYQGKKIILKIHINKVLSPKKIYSKKKIIKHLQNIFNINHFSDLKIIIKNQLKKEIDNLEYKYLKNQIIKKIIKSKIIKIPKEFLYKKLKKIEKKINKEYIQNKGNIIELKYYNNLKKNILKEIQIDLFMQLIIKKNKINVTKEEIKNYIKNTSQINENFIKEIQIQKNKNHIYNNLYNIILEKKIINYLLNLFFIQNKTYNLKKVIKNFNQ from the coding sequence ATGAAATTTATTTTAAAAAATAAAAATAATTTTGAAAAAGAAATTAATATTACTATTCCATTAAAAAATATACAAGAATTAAAAAAAAAAGAAATAATTAAAATAAGAAAAACGACAAATATTAATGGATTTAGAAAAAATAAAATTCCAATTCATATTATTGAAAATAAATATCATGAAAAAATTAAAAAAAATATAATAAAAAATATTATTTATGATAATTTAAAAAAAATTATTAAAATAGAGAAATTAAATATTATTAATGAACCAAAAATTATTATTCATCAATATAATAATAATTCTGATTTTATTTATTCAATATTTATTCAATCTATTCCAGATATTGATCTTAATATATTAAAAAAAATTAACATTAAAAAAATAAAAATTATTATTAATGATTTAGATATTGAATATTATATTCATCATGTAATTAATCATGAAATATCTTGGAAAAAAAATATAAATCAAATTCAAAAAAATGATAAAGTAATTATTAATTATAATATTAAAAAAAAAAATATTTTTCATCAATTAAAAAATAATAAAATAACATTATTAATGAATCAAAATAAAATTCTTCCTCAAATACAACAACAATTATTAAATAAAAAATCCGGAGATACTTTTCTAGTAGAAATAAATGTTCCAATTAAACATCCAGATATAAAATATCAAGGAAAAAAAATAATATTAAAAATTCATATTAATAAAGTATTATCTCCTAAAAAAATATATTCAAAAAAAAAAATTATAAAACATTTACAAAATATATTTAATATAAATCATTTTTCAGATTTAAAAATAATTATTAAAAATCAATTAAAAAAAGAAATTGATAATTTAGAATATAAATATTTAAAAAATCAAATTATAAAAAAAATAATAAAATCTAAAATTATTAAAATTCCAAAAGAATTTTTATATAAAAAATTAAAAAAAATAGAAAAAAAAATTAATAAAGAATATATTCAAAATAAAGGAAATATTATTGAATTAAAATATTATAATAATTTAAAAAAAAATATATTAAAAGAAATTCAAATTGATCTATTTATGCAATTAATAATCAAAAAAAATAAAATTAATGTAACAAAAGAAGAAATAAAAAATTATATAAAAAATACATCACAAATAAATGAAAATTTTATAAAAGAAATTCAAATTCAAAAAAATAAAAATCATATTTATAATAATTTATATAATATTATTTTAGAAAAAAAAATTATTAATTATTTATTAAATTTATTTTTTATTCAAAATAAAACATATAATTTAAAAAAGGTTATAAAAAATTTCAATCAATAA
- the clpP gene encoding ATP-dependent Clp endopeptidase proteolytic subunit ClpP has product MLKYIKKNILQSQLIPMVIEKTKNGERSYDIYSRLLKERIIFISGTIEDNMCNTIIAQMLFLESKNPKKDIFLYINSPGGVVTSGMSIYDTMQFIKPDINTICIGQACSMAAILLCSGTPGKRFCLKNSRIMIHQPIGGCKGQASDIMIHTQEIIKTKNVINKILAFHTGQNISKIEQDTERDHFFNAKESIKYGLVDSILKSRKNKNI; this is encoded by the coding sequence ATGTTAAAATATATAAAAAAAAATATATTACAATCTCAATTAATACCAATGGTAATTGAAAAAACTAAGAATGGAGAACGATCATATGATATTTATTCTCGATTATTAAAAGAAAGAATTATTTTTATTTCAGGAACAATTGAAGATAATATGTGTAATACAATTATTGCACAAATGTTATTTTTAGAATCAAAAAATCCTAAAAAAGATATTTTTTTATATATAAATTCTCCAGGAGGAGTAGTTACTTCTGGAATGTCTATTTATGATACTATGCAATTTATTAAACCAGATATTAATACTATTTGTATAGGACAGGCCTGTTCAATGGCTGCAATACTATTATGTTCTGGTACTCCTGGAAAAAGATTCTGTTTAAAAAATTCAAGAATTATGATACATCAACCTATTGGAGGTTGTAAAGGACAGGCATCTGATATTATGATACATACACAAGAAATTATAAAAACAAAAAATGTTATTAATAAAATTCTTGCATTTCATACTGGACAAAATATTTCTAAAATAGAACAAGATACAGAACGAGATCATTTTTTTAATGCAAAAGAATCAATTAAATATGGATTAGTAGATTCAATATTAAAATCTAGAAAAAATAAAAATATATAA
- the clpX gene encoding ATP-dependent Clp protease ATP-binding subunit ClpX: MNLNENFNILLTPKKIKKKLDEYIIGQEKAKKILSVSVYNHYKRIIYLNNNQDNNIEIKKSNILLIGPTGCGKTLLAETMAKILQIPFVIADATSLTEAGYVGDDVESILQKLLQNCQYNISKAEKGIIYIDEIDKICKKSENVSITRDVSGEGVQQALLKIMEGTIASVPPQGGRKHPNQPCLQLNTSNILFICGGTFDGLKKNINKHYKKNIKIGFNNFINNNINKKKNTNLNDITSKDLIRFGLIPEFIGRLPIIVTLNHMNQNMLCQILCKPKNSIIKQYKKLFLMDNTILEFEENAIIEIAKQTLKNKIGARGLRSIIEDLLLDTMYNLPSMNNVKKILINKFVVQKKINPIIIFHQK; encoded by the coding sequence ATGAATTTAAATGAAAATTTTAATATTTTATTAACTCCAAAAAAAATAAAAAAAAAATTAGATGAGTATATAATTGGACAAGAAAAAGCAAAAAAAATATTATCAGTATCAGTATATAATCATTATAAAAGAATTATATATTTAAATAATAATCAAGATAATAATATTGAAATAAAAAAAAGTAATATATTACTTATTGGTCCTACGGGTTGTGGAAAAACATTATTAGCAGAAACTATGGCAAAAATATTACAAATTCCATTTGTTATTGCTGATGCTACTTCTTTAACAGAAGCAGGATATGTAGGAGATGATGTTGAAAGTATTTTACAAAAATTATTACAAAATTGTCAATATAATATATCTAAAGCTGAAAAAGGAATTATATATATAGACGAAATTGATAAAATATGTAAAAAATCTGAAAATGTATCTATTACAAGAGATGTTTCTGGTGAAGGAGTACAACAAGCTTTATTAAAAATTATGGAAGGTACAATAGCATCTGTTCCACCTCAAGGAGGTAGAAAACATCCTAATCAACCATGCTTACAACTTAATACATCAAATATACTTTTTATTTGCGGAGGAACATTTGATGGATTAAAAAAAAATATAAATAAACATTATAAAAAAAATATAAAAATTGGATTTAATAATTTTATTAATAATAATATTAATAAAAAAAAAAATACTAATTTAAATGATATTACATCAAAAGATTTAATTCGATTTGGATTAATTCCAGAATTTATTGGACGTTTACCAATTATTGTTACTTTAAATCATATGAATCAAAATATGTTATGTCAAATTTTATGTAAACCTAAAAATTCAATAATTAAACAATATAAAAAATTATTTTTAATGGACAATACTATATTAGAATTTGAAGAAAATGCAATTATAGAAATTGCAAAACAAACATTAAAAAATAAAATTGGAGCACGAGGATTAAGATCAATTATAGAAGATTTATTATTAGATACAATGTATAATTTACCTTCTATGAATAATGTTAAAAAAATACTCATTAATAAATTCGTAGTACAAAAAAAAATAAACCCAATAATTATTTTTCATCAAAAATAA
- the lon gene encoding endopeptidase La — MNSECSKNIVIPILPLRDIVIYPNVIIPLFVGRKKSIECIKFALKDNKKIMLVTQKKSKVDDPKINELFSIGTISKILQIFTLPDGTIKILIKGIKRGKLKKIYENEHFFTAEIEKINSYETDKKKITIFMKIVIEKFEKYLQFNKNIPIEILQSLYKIQNASKLSNIISSHISLKLEDQQKILEMLNINKRLEYLISTMESEIELFKIEKKIKNRIQNNIEKNQKEYYLNEQIKAIQKELGEIEGITNECDILKNKINKLKIPKIVKNKALLELKRLKMMSSISAEASVIRGYIDWIIKVPWSYKSKTKRNINTAKKILDKDHFGLKKVKNRILEYLAVQSRTNKIKGPILCLVGPPGVGKTSLGKSIAKATGRKYVRMALGGIRDEAEIRGHRRTYIGSLPGKIIQNIVKVGVKNPLFLLDEIDKISNDIRFDPISALLEVLDPEQNSNFNDHYLELDYDLSNVMFIATANSTNIPAPLLDRMEIIHVSSYTEEEKFNIAKNYLKPKQIIRHALKQNEIKISDNAIRNIIYYYTREAGVRGLEKSIAKICRKVVKNLLTNINITSITIDEKNLKKYLGIKKFQYGKINHKNQIGQVNGLAWTEVGGDLLTIETACVPGKGKLIYTGSLGDVMKESIQTALTVVRSQAKKLKIQTDFYEKYDIHVHIPEGATPKDGPSAGIAICTAIVSALTNNPVKYNIAMTGEITLNGNVLIIGGLKEKLLAAHRGKIKNIIIPYQNRYNLEEIPKNILSNLIIHPVKKIKEVLLLSLNNKPYII; from the coding sequence ATGAATTCTGAATGTTCGAAAAATATTGTAATTCCAATATTACCACTGAGAGATATAGTAATATATCCTAATGTAATAATACCATTATTTGTAGGACGTAAAAAATCAATTGAGTGTATTAAATTTGCATTAAAAGATAATAAAAAAATTATGTTAGTAACACAAAAAAAATCAAAAGTAGATGATCCTAAAATTAATGAATTATTTAGTATTGGAACAATATCAAAAATATTACAAATATTTACATTACCTGATGGAACAATAAAAATTTTAATAAAAGGTATAAAACGTGGAAAATTAAAAAAAATATATGAAAATGAGCATTTTTTTACTGCAGAAATTGAAAAAATTAATTCTTATGAAACTGATAAAAAAAAAATTACAATATTTATGAAAATTGTAATTGAAAAATTTGAAAAATATTTACAATTTAATAAAAATATTCCAATTGAAATATTACAATCATTATATAAAATTCAAAATGCATCAAAACTATCTAATATAATATCATCACATATATCATTAAAATTAGAAGATCAACAAAAAATTTTAGAAATGCTTAATATTAATAAAAGGTTAGAATATTTAATATCAACAATGGAATCAGAAATTGAATTATTTAAAATAGAAAAAAAAATAAAAAATCGTATACAAAATAATATAGAAAAAAATCAAAAAGAATATTATTTAAATGAACAAATAAAAGCTATTCAAAAAGAATTAGGTGAAATAGAAGGTATTACTAATGAATGTGATATATTAAAAAATAAAATTAATAAATTAAAAATACCTAAAATAGTAAAAAATAAAGCATTATTAGAATTAAAAAGATTAAAAATGATGTCTTCAATATCAGCTGAAGCATCTGTTATAAGAGGTTATATTGATTGGATTATAAAAGTACCATGGTCTTATAAAAGTAAAACTAAAAGAAACATAAATACAGCAAAAAAAATATTAGATAAAGATCATTTTGGATTAAAAAAAGTAAAAAATAGAATTTTAGAATATTTAGCAGTACAATCTCGAACTAATAAAATAAAAGGACCTATTTTATGTTTAGTTGGACCTCCAGGAGTTGGAAAAACATCTTTAGGAAAATCTATTGCAAAAGCTACAGGTAGAAAATATGTTCGTATGGCTTTAGGAGGTATACGAGATGAAGCAGAAATTAGAGGTCATAGAAGAACTTATATTGGATCACTTCCAGGAAAAATTATACAAAATATAGTTAAAGTTGGTGTAAAAAATCCATTATTTTTATTAGATGAAATTGATAAAATATCAAATGATATAAGATTTGATCCTATTTCAGCATTATTAGAAGTATTAGATCCAGAACAAAATTCTAATTTTAATGATCATTATTTAGAATTAGATTATGATTTATCAAATGTAATGTTTATTGCTACTGCAAATTCAACAAATATTCCAGCTCCTTTACTTGATAGAATGGAAATAATTCATGTTTCCAGTTATACTGAAGAAGAAAAATTTAATATTGCAAAAAATTATTTAAAACCAAAACAAATTATAAGACACGCATTAAAACAAAATGAAATAAAAATTTCAGATAATGCTATAAGAAATATTATTTATTATTATACACGAGAAGCAGGAGTTAGAGGATTAGAAAAATCAATTGCTAAAATATGTAGAAAAGTAGTAAAAAATTTACTTACAAATATAAATATTACAAGTATTACTATAGATGAAAAAAATTTAAAAAAATATTTAGGAATTAAAAAATTTCAATATGGAAAAATAAATCATAAAAATCAAATTGGACAAGTAAATGGATTAGCTTGGACGGAAGTAGGAGGAGATTTATTAACTATTGAAACTGCTTGTGTTCCTGGAAAAGGAAAATTAATTTATACAGGATCTTTAGGTGATGTTATGAAAGAATCTATACAAACAGCACTAACAGTTGTAAGATCACAAGCAAAAAAATTAAAAATTCAAACTGATTTTTATGAAAAATATGACATACATGTACATATTCCTGAAGGAGCGACACCTAAAGATGGACCAAGTGCAGGAATTGCTATTTGTACTGCTATTGTATCTGCATTAACAAATAATCCCGTAAAATATAATATTGCTATGACTGGAGAAATTACATTAAATGGTAATGTATTAATTATTGGAGGATTAAAAGAAAAATTATTAGCAGCTCATAGAGGAAAAATAAAAAATATTATTATTCCATATCAAAATAGATATAATTTAGAAGAAATACCTAAAAATATTTTATCTAATTTAATTATACATCCAGTAAAAAAAATTAAAGAAGTATTATTACTGTCTTTAAATAATAAACCATATATCATATAA
- a CDS encoding ABC transporter transmembrane domain-containing protein, translating into MQLFNKISWYFLKEWKQYLGSIILLIIIAILQLIPPKIVGILIDNIIIKKKYENLLFYWIGLIFLISLIIYFLRYIWRILLFGAAYKLAMILRIKIYQYLSKKNKTFYLQYRTGDLMARATNDIDKVVFAAGEGVLTLIDSMITGMLVLTIMITQINWKLTFLSLLPMPIMTFIITKYGKKLFFAFQKSQKTFSNLNNQTQESLTNIYTIKGFGLENYEINKFKKITDDVNKKNIIVSKIDAKFDPIIYSSIAFSNVLTISSGSYFIWNNYITIGQLTSFMMYLGLMVWPMLALAWMFNIVERGSAAWNRIQIILQKDLFIQSGSKNIINDQKNIIIKIKKFKYPQTNSYVLKDIFIKMNFNQIIGICGPTGSGKSTLLNLIQKNFHINKGNIFYDNTPINKYNTLQWRKKISFVHQFTFLFSDTIKNNINLGNIKNANKKIKYISKLTKIHNDIMKFPDNYKTKIGEQGIMLSGGQKKRIAIARSLLLNSEILILDNALSAIDRPTQYSILKNIKKWKKNNHTIIISTHELGILKELDNIFIIQNGTIKNQGTHYELMKYENWYSKMYKIQKLNKII; encoded by the coding sequence GTGCAATTATTTAATAAAATTTCTTGGTATTTTTTAAAAGAATGGAAACAATATTTAGGATCTATTATTTTATTAATTATAATAGCAATTTTACAACTCATACCTCCCAAAATAGTGGGTATATTAATAGATAATATAATAATAAAAAAAAAATATGAAAATTTATTATTTTATTGGATTGGATTAATATTTTTAATTTCTTTAATAATATATTTTTTACGATATATATGGAGGATATTATTATTTGGTGCAGCATATAAATTAGCTATGATATTAAGAATAAAAATATATCAATATCTTAGTAAAAAAAATAAAACATTTTATCTCCAATATAGAACAGGAGATTTAATGGCACGAGCAACAAATGATATCGATAAAGTAGTATTTGCTGCAGGTGAAGGTGTATTAACATTAATTGATTCAATGATAACAGGAATGTTAGTATTAACAATCATGATTACACAAATTAATTGGAAATTAACTTTTTTATCATTACTTCCAATGCCAATTATGACGTTCATTATTACTAAATACGGAAAAAAATTATTTTTTGCTTTTCAAAAATCACAAAAAACATTTTCTAATTTAAATAATCAAACTCAAGAAAGTTTAACAAATATTTATACAATTAAAGGATTTGGATTAGAAAACTATGAAATTAATAAATTTAAAAAAATAACTGATGATGTTAATAAAAAAAATATTATTGTTTCTAAAATTGATGCTAAATTTGATCCAATTATTTATTCTTCTATTGCATTTTCTAATGTATTAACTATATCTTCAGGAAGTTATTTTATTTGGAATAATTATATTACTATTGGACAATTAACTAGTTTTATGATGTATTTAGGATTAATGGTTTGGCCAATGTTAGCATTAGCATGGATGTTTAATATAGTTGAAAGAGGAAGTGCAGCATGGAATCGAATACAAATAATTCTTCAGAAAGATTTATTTATTCAATCTGGATCAAAAAATATAATTAATGATCAAAAAAATATCATAATTAAAATTAAAAAATTTAAATATCCTCAAACTAATAGTTATGTTTTAAAAGATATTTTTATAAAAATGAATTTTAATCAAATTATTGGAATTTGTGGACCAACTGGAAGTGGAAAAAGTACACTTTTAAATTTAATTCAAAAAAATTTTCATATTAATAAAGGAAATATTTTTTATGATAATACTCCAATAAATAAATATAATACATTACAATGGAGAAAAAAAATATCATTTGTTCATCAATTTACATTTTTATTTTCTGATACTATAAAAAATAATATTAATTTAGGAAATATTAAAAATGCAAATAAAAAAATAAAATATATTTCAAAATTAACAAAAATTCATAATGATATTATGAAATTTCCTGATAATTATAAAACTAAAATTGGTGAACAAGGTATTATGTTATCTGGAGGACAAAAAAAAAGAATTGCAATTGCAAGATCATTATTATTAAATTCAGAAATTTTAATATTAGATAATGCGCTTTCTGCAATAGATCGACCAACACAATATAGTATTTTAAAAAATATAAAAAAATGGAAAAAAAATAATCATACAATTATTATTTCAACACATGAATTAGGCATATTAAAAGAATTAGATAATATATTTATTATACAAAATGGAACTATTAAAAATCAGGGTACACATTATGAACTAATGAAATATGAAAATTGGTATAGTAAAATGTATAAAATACAAAAGTTAAATAAAATTATATAA